One Dermacentor silvarum isolate Dsil-2018 unplaced genomic scaffold, BIME_Dsil_1.4 Seq1078, whole genome shotgun sequence DNA segment encodes these proteins:
- the LOC119434451 gene encoding transmembrane protein 53-B: MEAKAMSTASTTASSPLSDEGKERGSRKFKDEDLEYDITFPSADKQLNLPTAKEPVVYLLGWAGCKDKHLSKYGAIYEDQGCITIRYIAPVEELFKRSYGGALEEQAYSLLGLLEDFKLEEHPLFFHAFSNGGAFVYSLMNRHFRDDVQVMSKIRGVIFDSGPARVGFWQCVSVMATFVRGRSVFRYTVAFFWALAMWFYSALTSLGSLVLSTRFQRCESAYDALLAESPLCPQLFLYSEKDAVCSHQSIRAFADARRTKGVPVEEVFWQDSPHVQHFVLHRNQYVTSVTDFMRRCLEGTIQVSSPIGKKNR, from the exons ATGGAGGCCAAAGCGATGTCGACGGCCTCGACGACGGCTAGTTCTCCGCTCAGCGACGAAGGGAAGGAAAGAGGTTCGCGCAAGTTTAAGGACGAAGATCTCGAGTACGACATAACTTTCCCATCCGCTGACAAGCAGCTCAATCTGCCGACAGCCAAGGAGCCCGTCGTCTACTTATTAGGTTGGGCTGGATGCAAGGACAAGCACTTGTCCAAGTACGGTGCCATCTACGAAGATCAAGG GTGCATTACAATTCGTTACATCGCCCCCGTCGAAGAGCTCTTCAAGCGGAGCTACGGCGGCGCACTGGAGGAGCAAGCCTACTCGCTTCTTGGCTTACTGGAGGACTTCAAACTTGAAGAGCACCCGCTGTTCTTTCACGCGTTCAGCAATGGTGGCGCCTTCGTCTACTCGCTGATGAATCGACACTTTAGGGACGATGTCCAGGTCATGTCAAAG ATTCGAGGTGTGATCTTCGACAGTGGCCCCGCTCGCGTTGGCTTCTGGCAGTGCGTCAGCGTCATGGCAACCTTCGTCAGAGGCCGCTCGGTGTTCCGCTACACCGTGGCATTCTTCTGGGCATTGGCCATGTGGTTTTACTCGGCGCTGACGTCACTGGGCAGCCTAGTTCTCTCCACCAGGTTCCAGCGGTGCGAGTCTGCTTACGACGCCCTGCTCGCCGAGAGCCCACTCTGTCCGCAGCTGTTTCTCTACTCGGAGAAGGATGCCGTCTGCAGCCACCAGAGCATCCGCGCATTTGCAGATGCACGCCGCACTAAAGGCGTGCCAGTGGAAGAAGTGTTCTGGCAGGACTCTCCACATGTGCAGCACTTTGTTCTCCACCGAAATCAGTACGTCACAAGTGTCACGGACTTTATGCGTCGTTGTCTCGAAGGCACAATTCAGGTGTCTTCGCCCATCGGCAAGAAGAACCGCTGA
- the LOC119434452 gene encoding DNA-binding protein SMUBP-2-like, producing the protein MENPKSGDGSGSADHEEGNSLDGFVEKQLALLELEREEEVEQNAKLQEKYSVKELQSKGLCIAKLVLDSAHTGLYGRTICKFRSCHHGAPLPSHGFSNGDIVGVAAASDPAREVICSGVVSSVATANITLAFDEGRDTLDGDDGRVFNLLKLANDVTYRRLKRHVVLQICLILITLSPQGSTS; encoded by the exons ATGGAGAACCCCAAAAGCGGCGACGGTAGTGGCAGCGCCGACCATGAGGAG GGAAATAGCTTGGATGGATTTGTCGAGAAGCAGCTGGCGCTATTGGAACTGGAACGAGAAGAGGAGGTCGAACAAAATGC GAAGCTGCAGGAGAAGTACTCCGTCAAGGAACTCCAGAGCAAAGGTCTCTGCATCGCCAAGCTAGTCCTTGACTCCGCTCACACCGGCCTGTACGGAAGGACTATCTGCAAGTTTCGCTCTTGTCACCATGGAGCACCGCTGCCATCTCATGGCTTTTCAAACG gtgacaTTGTTGGTGTGGCGGCTGCAAGTGATCCAGCCAGGGAGGTCATTTGCTCTGGCGTTGTTTCTAGCGTTGCAACAGCAAACATCACACTTGCTTTCGACGAAGGCCGTGACACACTCGATGGCGATGACGGTCGCGTTTTCAACTTGCTCAAACTTGCCAATGACGTCACCTACAGGAGGCTGAAAAGGCACGTGGTCTTACAAATTTGTTTAATCTTGATAACACTTTCACCTCAGGGGAGTACGTCCTGA